The Deinococcus betulae genome includes a window with the following:
- a CDS encoding GntR family transcriptional regulator, translating to MAKYPLIKTTLKDRLLGGHYAEGLPLPSEPQLAREFEVSRMTARRAIDELEREGYVYRVQGAGTFPTGKRFRQGMFRVRPFKEWARHPDHRTTVLRAMQIEATPEIAIVLQIQPGDPVIFVHRLRTAGDEALVIEKRYINGALVPGLLDHNLATESIHETMISLGLPLQRVEQNLEAVNLRQEEADLLRVPLGTAAFLLRRTTYSGQKRASYVNYWVRGDRYAFQDTFEP from the coding sequence ATGGCGAAGTACCCGCTCATCAAGACCACCCTGAAAGACCGCCTGCTGGGCGGCCACTACGCCGAAGGGCTGCCGCTGCCCAGCGAGCCACAACTGGCCCGCGAATTCGAAGTCTCGCGCATGACGGCCCGCCGGGCCATTGACGAACTGGAACGCGAAGGGTACGTCTACCGCGTGCAGGGGGCCGGCACTTTTCCGACCGGCAAGCGCTTCCGTCAGGGCATGTTCCGCGTGCGCCCCTTCAAGGAGTGGGCGCGCCACCCCGACCACCGCACCACGGTGCTGCGCGCCATGCAGATAGAGGCCACACCGGAAATCGCCATCGTGCTGCAAATCCAGCCGGGCGACCCGGTGATTTTCGTGCACCGCCTGCGCACCGCCGGCGACGAAGCCCTGGTCATCGAAAAGCGCTATATCAACGGCGCGCTGGTGCCGGGCCTGCTGGACCACAACCTCGCCACCGAAAGCATCCACGAAACCATGATCAGCCTGGGCCTGCCCCTTCAGCGCGTCGAGCAAAACCTGGAGGCCGTCAATCTGCGCCAGGAAGAAGCCGACCTGCTGCGGGTGCCGCTGGGCACTGCGGCCTTCCTGCTGCGCCGCACCACCTACAGCGGCCAGAAACGAGCCAGTTATGTCAATTACTGGGTGCGCGGCGACCGGTACGCCTTTCAGGACACCTTCGAGCCGTAA
- the rplT gene encoding 50S ribosomal protein L20 produces the protein MPRAKTGIIRRRRHKKVLKRAKGFWGSRSKQYRNAFQTLLNAATYEYRDRRNKKRDFRRLWIQRINAGARLHGMNYSTFIGGLKRAGIDLNRKVLADIAAREPEAFKALVDAAKTSK, from the coding sequence ATGCCACGCGCCAAGACCGGCATTATCCGCCGCCGCCGTCACAAGAAGGTCCTGAAGCGCGCCAAGGGCTTCTGGGGCAGCCGCTCCAAGCAGTACCGCAACGCCTTCCAGACCCTGCTGAACGCCGCGACCTACGAGTACCGCGACCGCCGCAACAAGAAGCGCGACTTCCGCCGCCTGTGGATTCAGCGTATTAACGCCGGCGCCCGCCTGCACGGCATGAACTACTCCACCTTCATCGGTGGTCTGAAGCGCGCCGGGATTGACCTGAACCGCAAGGTGCTGGCTGACATCGCCGCCCGTGAGCCCGAAGCCTTCAAGGCCCTCGTGGACGCCGCCAAGACCAGCAAGTAA
- the accC gene encoding acetyl-CoA carboxylase biotin carboxylase subunit, with amino-acid sequence MFKKILIANRGEIALRVIRTAREMGVKTVVVYSTADEKSLPVLLADESVCVGPPASNQSYLNIPNILSAALMTGAEGIHPGYGFMAENPDFAEMCRDHGIVFIGPTPESMRALGSKAGGREIAAMSNVPVVPGTGVLDDTDAALLAAKQIGYPVLLKASAGGGGRGQKIIRTQDELAKGFAQAQEEARLYFGDPAIIMEKFLEEFRHVEVQVMGDGQGHVIHIGERDCSIQRRNQKLIEEAPSTLPDSLRQEILAAGVRLAKHVNYAGAGTLEFIVDRDGNYYFMEMNTRIQVEHCVSEEISGLDFVKLQLEIAAGYGLKLQQGDIVLRGHAIECRLNAEDPDKDFRPAAGKMDDVHFAGGPGVRVDSHAYSGYVIPPHYDSLIGKLIVHHDTREQAIVRMKRALEETVIQGPKTTIPLYVKIMDNPFYKRGAVMTNFLKTRMEM; translated from the coding sequence ATGTTTAAAAAAATCCTGATCGCCAACCGCGGCGAGATTGCCCTGCGCGTTATTCGCACCGCGCGCGAGATGGGCGTGAAGACGGTCGTGGTGTACTCCACCGCCGATGAAAAGAGTCTGCCCGTGCTGCTGGCCGACGAATCGGTGTGCGTGGGGCCGCCCGCCTCGAACCAGTCGTACCTCAATATCCCCAACATCCTGTCGGCTGCCCTAATGACCGGCGCCGAGGGGATTCACCCTGGCTACGGCTTTATGGCCGAGAACCCGGATTTTGCCGAGATGTGCCGCGACCACGGCATCGTGTTTATCGGGCCCACACCCGAGAGCATGCGCGCCCTGGGGTCCAAAGCCGGTGGGCGCGAGATTGCCGCTATGAGCAATGTGCCCGTGGTGCCCGGCACTGGCGTACTGGATGACACAGACGCGGCGCTGCTGGCGGCCAAGCAGATTGGCTACCCCGTGCTGCTGAAGGCCAGCGCGGGCGGGGGCGGACGCGGCCAGAAAATCATTCGCACCCAGGACGAACTGGCCAAGGGTTTTGCCCAGGCGCAGGAAGAGGCGCGGCTGTACTTTGGCGACCCCGCCATCATCATGGAAAAGTTTCTGGAGGAATTCCGCCATGTAGAAGTGCAGGTCATGGGCGACGGGCAGGGGCATGTCATTCACATTGGTGAGCGTGACTGCTCCATTCAGAGGCGCAACCAGAAGCTGATTGAAGAGGCGCCCAGCACCCTGCCAGACAGCCTGCGCCAGGAAATCCTGGCTGCCGGCGTGCGCCTGGCCAAGCACGTCAACTACGCCGGGGCCGGCACGCTGGAATTCATCGTGGACCGCGACGGCAACTACTACTTCATGGAGATGAACACCCGCATTCAGGTGGAACACTGCGTCTCTGAGGAAATCAGTGGCCTGGACTTCGTGAAGTTGCAGTTGGAAATTGCAGCGGGTTACGGCCTGAAGTTGCAGCAAGGCGACATTGTGCTGCGTGGTCACGCCATCGAATGCCGCCTGAACGCGGAAGACCCCGACAAGGATTTCCGCCCGGCGGCCGGCAAGATGGACGACGTGCACTTCGCGGGTGGCCCCGGCGTGCGCGTGGACAGCCACGCCTACAGCGGCTACGTGATTCCGCCGCACTATGACAGCCTGATTGGCAAGCTGATTGTCCACCACGACACCCGCGAGCAGGCGATTGTCCGCATGAAGCGCGCCCTGGAAGAAACCGTGATTCAGGGCCCGAAAACGACCATTCCCCTGTACGTCAAAATCATGGACAACCCGTTCTACAAGCGCGGCGCGGTCATGACAAACTTTTTGAAAACGCGGATGGAGATGTAA
- the folB gene encoding dihydroneopterin aldolase — protein MTASAPTQTSRVVLQGLEFHAHHGVYTPEATLGARFVVDAELYYPFVDLSDELGEAVNYAEVYAAIAAEVTETRRQLIEVLAHRIARRVLAAQPKLLAITVRVHKPFAPLPGVFRDVYAELTLTRAEV, from the coding sequence ATGACTGCCTCTGCCCCCACCCAGACCAGCCGCGTGGTGTTGCAGGGGCTGGAGTTTCACGCCCACCACGGCGTGTATACCCCCGAGGCCACACTGGGTGCACGCTTCGTGGTGGACGCCGAGCTGTATTACCCGTTTGTGGACCTGTCGGATGAGCTGGGGGAGGCCGTGAATTACGCCGAGGTCTACGCGGCCATCGCTGCCGAGGTCACAGAGACGCGCCGGCAACTGATTGAGGTGCTGGCCCACCGGATTGCGCGCCGGGTGCTGGCGGCTCAGCCGAAGCTGCTGGCGATCACCGTGCGCGTGCATAAGCCGTTTGCGCCCCTGCCCGGCGTCTTCCGCGACGTGTACGCCGAACTGACCCTGACACGCGCCGAGGTGTGA
- the accB gene encoding acetyl-CoA carboxylase biotin carboxyl carrier protein, which translates to MNPDDLKQILSALTHADVREFALRTGSFDLSLKRGPQAAGVPSAPAPQPVAGPAPVFAPAPASPAPVAPLAAPEAPAAPSAAPAPATEAPTPAAAPAASKGTPVKAPIVGTFYAASTPDAPAYVKVGDTVQAGQVLCIIEAMKLMNEIEAEMGGVVREILVKNAEPVEYGQTLFIIE; encoded by the coding sequence ATGAACCCGGACGACCTGAAACAGATTCTTTCCGCCCTGACACACGCCGACGTGCGTGAATTTGCCCTCCGGACAGGCAGTTTTGACCTAAGCCTCAAGCGCGGCCCCCAGGCCGCCGGGGTGCCCAGCGCGCCTGCACCCCAGCCGGTGGCCGGCCCCGCGCCCGTCTTTGCCCCGGCGCCCGCCAGCCCGGCCCCGGTGGCCCCGCTCGCTGCCCCTGAGGCGCCCGCCGCGCCCAGTGCCGCCCCAGCGCCCGCCACCGAAGCCCCCACACCCGCTGCCGCCCCCGCCGCCAGCAAGGGCACGCCGGTCAAGGCGCCGATTGTGGGCACCTTCTATGCGGCCAGCACCCCCGACGCGCCTGCTTACGTCAAGGTGGGGGACACCGTTCAGGCTGGTCAGGTGCTGTGCATCATCGAGGCCATGAAGCTGATGAACGAGATCGAAGCCGAGATGGGCGGCGTGGTGCGCGAGATTCTGGTGAAAAACGCCGAGCCCGTCGAGTACGGTCAAACGCTGTTCATCATTGAGTGA
- a CDS encoding ImmA/IrrE family metallo-endopeptidase, whose product MKMLAADYAARLPGLDTHSLMHGLDGVQLTFMPMGDRDGAYDPEHRVILVNSRVRPERQRFTLAHEISHALLLGDDDLLSDLHDAYEGDRLEQVIETLCNVGAAALLIPRTLIDEMLSRFGPTGRALGELSRRADISASTALYTLAEHTAEPVLYAVCAVARLPVDEGDDEGERPAKALTVRVSSAAPGVKYSLRPGTPIPDDHPVAAALDTRLPITQDSYVPFRSGRRMPAQVDAFPDRHRVMASFLLPVRAEAAPV is encoded by the coding sequence ATGAAGATGCTGGCGGCCGACTACGCTGCCCGGCTGCCCGGTCTGGATACCCATAGCCTGATGCACGGCCTGGACGGCGTGCAGTTGACCTTCATGCCGATGGGCGACCGGGACGGCGCCTATGACCCCGAACACCGCGTCATCCTGGTGAACAGCCGGGTGCGTCCAGAGCGGCAGCGGTTTACCCTGGCCCACGAAATCAGCCACGCCCTGCTGCTGGGAGACGACGACCTGCTGAGTGACCTGCACGACGCCTACGAGGGAGACCGACTGGAACAGGTCATCGAAACTCTGTGCAACGTGGGGGCCGCCGCACTGCTGATTCCCCGCACCCTCATTGACGAGATGCTGTCGCGGTTTGGTCCTACTGGGCGAGCCCTGGGCGAGCTGTCGCGCCGCGCCGATATCAGCGCCAGTACCGCCCTGTATACCCTGGCAGAACACACCGCCGAGCCGGTTCTGTACGCCGTTTGTGCGGTGGCCCGGCTCCCCGTAGACGAGGGGGACGATGAAGGTGAGCGGCCAGCCAAGGCCCTGACGGTGCGAGTCAGCAGCGCGGCGCCGGGCGTCAAGTACAGCCTGCGCCCCGGCACCCCTATTCCCGACGACCATCCGGTTGCCGCTGCGCTGGACACGCGCCTGCCGATCACGCAGGACAGTTATGTGCCGTTTCGATCAGGACGGCGTATGCCGGCCCAGGTGGACGCCTTTCCTGACCGGCACCGGGTCATGGCCAGTTTCCTGCTGCCCGTGCGCGCTGAGGCCGCCCCAGTTTGA
- the moaA gene encoding GTP 3',8-cyclase MoaA, with protein MLRDVLGRPLRDLRVSVTDRCNLRCTYCMPASVFGPDYAFLPRQELLSFEELERLTRAFVALGVEKVRITGGEPTLRRDLPVLIGRLAAIDGVQDLAMTTNGLLLPRLAGDLKAAGLRRVTVSLDSLDPEVFGRMNGLGTHPQRVLDGIEAALQAGLGVKINTVVQRGVNDEGLRELWAALRDLAPVRFIEFMDVGNHNGWNLGGVVPSREVLAHLSGGGEPFTPVGAAYRGEVATRYADAQGREVGLISSVTAPFCGDCTRARLSAVGVLYTCLFAGTGTDLRAPLRAGASDADLRDQIAQTWQARRDRYSEERGEAAPQGSRVEMSHIGG; from the coding sequence ATGCTGCGTGACGTGTTGGGCCGCCCCCTGCGAGACCTGCGTGTGAGCGTGACCGACCGCTGCAACCTGCGCTGCACCTACTGCATGCCCGCCTCAGTGTTTGGCCCCGACTACGCTTTTCTGCCCCGTCAGGAGCTGCTGAGTTTCGAGGAACTCGAGCGGCTGACGCGGGCCTTTGTGGCACTGGGCGTCGAGAAAGTGCGGATTACCGGCGGCGAACCCACCCTGCGGCGTGACCTGCCGGTCCTGATTGGCCGCCTGGCCGCCATAGACGGCGTGCAGGACCTCGCCATGACGACCAATGGCCTGCTGCTGCCCCGGCTGGCGGGCGACCTGAAAGCGGCAGGGCTCCGGCGCGTAACCGTCAGTCTGGACAGCCTGGACCCGGAAGTGTTTGGGCGCATGAACGGTCTGGGCACCCACCCCCAGCGCGTGCTGGACGGCATCGAGGCGGCACTTCAGGCAGGGCTAGGCGTCAAAATCAACACGGTGGTCCAGCGCGGCGTGAACGACGAGGGCCTACGGGAGCTGTGGGCGGCCCTGCGCGACCTCGCCCCGGTGCGCTTTATCGAGTTCATGGATGTGGGCAACCACAATGGCTGGAACCTGGGCGGTGTGGTCCCCTCGCGCGAGGTGCTGGCCCACCTAAGCGGCGGCGGCGAGCCCTTTACACCCGTGGGCGCTGCCTACCGGGGCGAGGTGGCCACGCGCTACGCCGATGCCCAGGGCCGCGAGGTCGGCCTGATCAGTTCGGTCACGGCGCCGTTTTGCGGCGACTGCACGCGGGCACGGCTCTCGGCAGTGGGGGTGCTGTACACCTGTTTGTTTGCCGGCACCGGCACCGATCTGCGCGCGCCGCTGCGCGCTGGGGCCAGCGACGCCGACCTACGTGACCAGATTGCCCAGACCTGGCAGGCCCGCCGTGACCGCTACAGCGAGGAGCGTGGCGAGGCCGCGCCGCAGGGGTCGAGGGTCGAAATGTCGCACATCGGCGGCTAG
- the folK gene encoding 2-amino-4-hydroxy-6-hydroxymethyldihydropteridine diphosphokinase: protein MTDAYLALGANLGEPLPTLRWAVLQLRALGEVAAVSRLYRSAPVGGPPGQPTYLNAALLLRTAWAAPALLAALHDLEAQAGRQRRERWEARVLDLDLILYGEQRSEAPALRLPHPLAWDRAFVLAPLADLDPELRHPLTGETVAAALARVGTAGLHATDLALT from the coding sequence GTGACCGACGCCTACCTGGCCCTGGGGGCCAATCTGGGCGAGCCGCTGCCCACGCTGCGCTGGGCGGTCTTGCAGCTGCGTGCGCTGGGCGAGGTGGCCGCAGTGTCGCGGCTCTACCGCAGCGCGCCGGTGGGCGGCCCACCCGGCCAGCCGACATACCTGAATGCGGCGCTGCTGCTGCGCACGGCCTGGGCGGCCCCGGCCCTGCTGGCGGCTCTGCATGACCTTGAGGCCCAGGCCGGGCGGCAGCGCCGCGAGCGCTGGGAGGCGCGGGTGCTGGACCTGGACCTGATTTTGTACGGCGAGCAGCGAAGCGAAGCCCCAGCCCTACGGCTGCCGCATCCGTTGGCCTGGGACCGCGCCTTCGTACTGGCTCCGCTGGCTGACCTGGACCCAGAGCTGCGCCACCCGCTCACCGGGGAAACGGTGGCAGCGGCCCTGGCCCGTGTGGGGACGGCTGGGTTGCATGCCACTGACCTCGCCCTGACCTGA
- a CDS encoding acyl-CoA-binding protein encodes MTPFEQAQQDVQTLTRKPGNDVLLKLYALYKQGSQGDVSGARPGGFDFVGGAKYDAWAGLQGMSQDDAQREYVALVTTLKAHS; translated from the coding sequence ATGACTCCTTTTGAACAGGCCCAGCAAGACGTGCAGACCCTCACCCGGAAGCCCGGGAATGATGTGCTTCTCAAGCTCTACGCGCTGTATAAGCAGGGCAGCCAGGGCGATGTCAGCGGGGCGCGGCCTGGGGGCTTTGACTTCGTGGGTGGAGCGAAGTATGACGCCTGGGCTGGCCTCCAGGGCATGAGCCAGGACGACGCGCAGCGGGAGTATGTGGCACTGGTGACTACACTCAAGGCACATAGCTGA
- a CDS encoding class I SAM-dependent methyltransferase: protein MSLAARDALLSGLCGEPWPHGPLLGALSLSPALDVLDVGAGDGRLLRELKARGHRGHLAGLDPQPGAGVLRGTADTLPFPEASFDAVLFVRVLAHLPDPAQALCEARRVLRPSGQVIVAAHSPDHLRETRAALGRFQASGHDQAIPTFDLRLPVTVTADIARALAQSYGEVAARTDHLFPVQDALHLQVWVT from the coding sequence GTGAGTCTGGCTGCCCGTGACGCCCTCCTCTCTGGCCTCTGTGGTGAGCCCTGGCCACACGGCCCGCTGCTGGGCGCCCTGAGCCTTTCCCCTGCTCTGGATGTGCTGGACGTTGGCGCCGGGGACGGCCGGCTGCTGCGCGAGCTAAAAGCGCGGGGGCACCGGGGCCACCTGGCGGGCCTGGACCCCCAACCGGGCGCAGGTGTCCTACGCGGCACCGCCGACACCCTCCCTTTCCCCGAAGCCAGTTTTGACGCCGTGTTGTTCGTGCGTGTGCTGGCGCACCTGCCAGACCCAGCACAGGCGCTGTGTGAAGCGCGGCGGGTGCTGCGGCCCAGCGGACAGGTCATCGTGGCGGCGCACAGTCCCGACCACCTGCGGGAGACCCGGGCGGCGCTAGGACGATTTCAGGCCTCAGGTCACGACCAGGCCATACCGACGTTTGACCTGCGCCTGCCGGTCACGGTCACAGCTGACATAGCCCGCGCCCTGGCCCAGAGTTATGGCGAGGTGGCCGCCAGAACCGACCACCTCTTCCCCGTGCAAGACGCCCTGCACCTTCAGGTCTGGGTGACCTGA
- the acs gene encoding acetate--CoA ligase has protein sequence MTQTRPASDHIDAMLHEDRVVAPSADFQARARMGREDYDRRYRQSLDDPDTFWSEVAGQLHWFAPWQEVLDWQPPHAQWFVGGQTNIAYNALDRNVARGLGDKTAIIWEGEDGEVRRFTYAELLTEVKRAANALTALGVEKGDRVTLYLPLVPEAAIAMLACARIGAVHSVVFGGFSVSALADRLNDAQSKLLITADAGQRRGALVSLKANADEAVALAPSLEKMLVVCRADCGAPMQAGRDVWWHDALAAAGAEHEAAPLDSEHPLFVLYTSGSTGKPKGVQHTTGGYMVGTYLTTQTVFDLQDDDVYWCTADVGWITGHSYSVYGPLLNGATVLMYEGAPNHPDWGRFWQLVARHRVTILYTAPTAIRSFMRQGDDFPARADLSSLRLLGSVGEPINPEAWMWYWRVIGGERCPVVDTWWQTETGSIMLTTLPGAHPSKPGSAGLPMFGVEPAIMTRSGEELGADDGGLLVLKRPWPSMLRTVYGDDERYRKAYWGEIEGVYFAGDGARRDADGYYTVMGRVDDVLNVSGHRLGTMEIESALVAHPSVAEAAVVGRPDDVKGECVVAFVLPQGGYTVDPKELRAHVSKEIGALARPDAIYIADALPKTRSGKIMRRFLRQIAAGRSIEGDTSTLEDPSVLERLAATPSV, from the coding sequence ATGACCCAGACCCGCCCTGCCAGTGACCACATTGACGCCATGCTGCACGAAGACCGCGTTGTGGCCCCGAGCGCCGATTTTCAGGCCCGCGCCCGCATGGGCCGGGAAGACTACGACCGCCGTTACCGCCAGAGCCTGGATGACCCGGACACCTTCTGGAGCGAGGTCGCCGGGCAGCTGCACTGGTTTGCACCCTGGCAGGAGGTGCTGGACTGGCAGCCGCCACACGCACAGTGGTTTGTGGGGGGGCAGACGAATATCGCCTACAACGCCCTGGACCGCAACGTGGCGCGCGGGCTAGGAGACAAGACCGCCATCATCTGGGAGGGCGAGGACGGCGAGGTCCGGCGCTTCACCTATGCCGAGCTGCTGACCGAGGTGAAGCGGGCCGCCAACGCCCTGACGGCCCTGGGCGTCGAGAAAGGCGACCGCGTGACCCTCTACCTGCCCCTGGTGCCCGAAGCTGCCATTGCCATGCTGGCCTGCGCCCGCATTGGGGCAGTGCATTCGGTGGTGTTTGGGGGCTTCTCGGTCAGTGCGCTGGCTGACCGCCTGAACGACGCCCAGAGCAAATTGCTGATTACCGCCGACGCCGGGCAGCGCCGGGGCGCGCTGGTGAGCTTGAAAGCCAACGCCGATGAGGCGGTCGCGCTGGCCCCCAGCCTGGAGAAGATGCTGGTGGTGTGCCGCGCCGACTGCGGCGCCCCCATGCAGGCGGGCCGCGACGTGTGGTGGCACGACGCCCTGGCGGCCGCTGGAGCTGAGCATGAGGCGGCGCCGCTGGACAGCGAGCACCCGCTATTTGTGCTGTACACCAGTGGCAGCACCGGTAAGCCCAAAGGCGTGCAGCACACGACGGGCGGGTACATGGTGGGCACCTATCTGACCACCCAGACCGTCTTTGACCTGCAGGACGACGACGTGTACTGGTGCACCGCCGACGTGGGCTGGATCACCGGGCACTCTTACAGCGTGTACGGCCCCCTGCTGAACGGCGCCACGGTGCTGATGTACGAAGGCGCCCCCAACCACCCCGACTGGGGCCGCTTCTGGCAGCTGGTGGCAAGGCACCGCGTTACCATCCTGTACACCGCCCCCACGGCCATCCGGTCGTTCATGCGCCAGGGCGATGACTTTCCGGCCCGCGCCGACCTGAGCAGCCTGCGCCTCCTGGGGTCGGTGGGCGAGCCGATTAACCCGGAAGCCTGGATGTGGTACTGGCGCGTGATTGGCGGCGAGCGCTGCCCCGTGGTGGACACCTGGTGGCAGACCGAAACCGGGTCCATCATGCTGACCACCCTGCCCGGCGCCCATCCCAGCAAACCCGGCAGCGCGGGCCTGCCCATGTTTGGCGTGGAGCCGGCCATCATGACCCGAAGCGGCGAGGAACTGGGTGCCGATGACGGCGGCCTGCTGGTGCTCAAGCGGCCCTGGCCCAGCATGCTGCGGACGGTTTACGGCGACGACGAGCGCTACCGCAAAGCCTACTGGGGCGAGATTGAGGGCGTGTACTTCGCCGGGGACGGCGCCCGCCGCGACGCCGACGGCTACTACACTGTGATGGGCCGGGTGGACGACGTGCTGAATGTCAGCGGGCACCGCCTGGGCACTATGGAAATCGAGTCGGCCCTGGTGGCCCACCCGAGCGTGGCCGAGGCGGCGGTGGTGGGGCGCCCCGACGACGTGAAAGGCGAGTGCGTGGTGGCGTTTGTGCTGCCCCAGGGGGGGTACACGGTCGATCCGAAGGAGCTGCGCGCCCATGTCAGCAAGGAAATCGGTGCCCTGGCCCGTCCGGATGCCATCTACATTGCCGACGCCCTGCCCAAGACGAGAAGCGGCAAGATCATGCGCCGCTTTCTGCGGCAGATTGCGGCGGGCCGCAGCATCGAGGGCGACACGAGCACCCTGGAAGACCCCAGCGTGTTGGAGCGGCTGGCGGCTACCCCGTCGGTGTAG
- a CDS encoding GNAT family N-acetyltransferase: MTDWTIEPARPEALHEVVALLPDPAEAERRLSLLRENVAAGRTHPEQFQLLRSARGLEGVCLLPTPAHIPLLPRLQAGVPRAAAQAFLAHLRRQATPGRQLILDDTLAPLGREAAQAAGWQFQEEAVFYTTDLRARTWPADPQAQRLGPEALTRPDVQRLLAALDRADLSLKEGWVLVALSDAAGHLTALGATGSGGRPSTASIDLIGVHPAARGQGLGRRLHAHLLALASHTFTGHMGATWADNHAMIRIFEGHGAVLSQRHLVFVQP, translated from the coding sequence TTGACCGACTGGACCATTGAACCTGCCCGCCCCGAAGCCCTTCACGAAGTTGTGGCGCTGCTGCCCGACCCCGCTGAAGCCGAGCGGCGCCTGAGCCTCCTCCGGGAGAATGTGGCGGCGGGCCGCACGCACCCCGAGCAGTTTCAGCTGCTCCGCTCGGCGCGCGGGCTGGAGGGCGTGTGTCTGCTGCCGACGCCCGCTCACATCCCGCTGCTGCCCAGGCTCCAGGCCGGAGTGCCTCGGGCGGCGGCACAGGCGTTTCTCGCTCATCTCCGCCGCCAGGCCACGCCTGGGCGGCAGCTCATTCTTGACGACACCCTCGCCCCGCTGGGCCGGGAGGCTGCACAGGCGGCGGGATGGCAGTTTCAGGAGGAGGCTGTCTTTTACACCACCGACCTGCGGGCGCGTACCTGGCCGGCTGACCCCCAGGCCCAGCGCCTCGGCCCGGAGGCGCTGACCCGGCCTGACGTGCAGCGGCTGCTGGCGGCTCTGGACCGTGCGGACCTGAGTCTGAAGGAGGGGTGGGTGCTGGTGGCATTATCAGATGCGGCTGGCCATCTGACCGCCCTGGGCGCAACAGGTTCTGGTGGTCGCCCCAGCACAGCGAGCATTGATCTGATTGGGGTGCATCCAGCGGCGCGGGGTCAGGGCCTGGGCCGGCGCCTGCACGCGCACCTGCTGGCGTTGGCCTCCCACACGTTCACTGGCCATATGGGTGCCACCTGGGCTGACAACCACGCCATGATCCGCATTTTCGAAGGCCACGGCGCCGTCCTCAGCCAGCGGCACCTGGTCTTTGTTCAGCCTTGA
- the folP gene encoding dihydropteroate synthase: protein MTALHTLRFGRPVPGGVRGAEGWQVGWKGTAVMGILNVTPDSFSDGGRYASLGAAVAAAQAMHAAGVLIVDIGGESTRPGAEPVPATQEIDRVRPVVAALRDAGVLLSVDTMKPEVAEAALAAGAHLVNDVGGLRDPAMGAVCAAYGAPACIMHMQGEPRTMQRDPQYSDVVAEVGAFLQEQARLALGAGVPDVLLDPGLGFGKTLDHNLTLLRALPALCAGPQPVLVGASRKRLIDWLAQVPAAEDRDPGTLALHLHAARAGAAVVRAHAGAAHVQALRVQAALDHPEVAVGYTRP, encoded by the coding sequence TTGACGGCCCTGCACACCCTGCGTTTTGGCCGGCCAGTGCCCGGTGGCGTGCGGGGGGCGGAGGGCTGGCAGGTCGGCTGGAAGGGCACAGCCGTGATGGGCATTCTGAATGTCACGCCGGACAGTTTCAGCGATGGAGGGCGGTACGCCTCGCTGGGGGCGGCTGTGGCGGCGGCGCAGGCGATGCACGCTGCTGGGGTGCTGATAGTGGATATCGGCGGCGAAAGCACTCGCCCTGGCGCCGAGCCGGTCCCGGCCACGCAAGAAATTGACCGGGTGCGGCCGGTGGTGGCCGCCCTGCGCGACGCGGGCGTGCTGCTCAGCGTAGACACCATGAAACCGGAGGTGGCCGAGGCCGCGCTGGCTGCGGGCGCCCATCTGGTCAACGACGTGGGCGGCCTGCGCGACCCTGCCATGGGCGCGGTGTGTGCGGCTTACGGGGCGCCGGCCTGCATCATGCATATGCAGGGCGAGCCGCGCACCATGCAGCGTGATCCCCAGTACAGCGATGTGGTGGCCGAGGTCGGCGCGTTCTTGCAGGAGCAGGCACGGTTGGCACTGGGCGCGGGGGTGCCGGACGTGCTGCTGGACCCAGGGCTGGGCTTCGGCAAGACGCTGGACCACAACCTGACCCTGCTGCGCGCCCTGCCCGCGCTGTGTGCCGGGCCGCAGCCGGTGCTGGTGGGGGCCAGCCGCAAACGCCTGATTGACTGGCTGGCGCAGGTGCCAGCAGCCGAGGACCGGGACCCGGGGACCCTGGCCCTGCACCTCCACGCCGCGCGGGCGGGGGCGGCCGTGGTGCGTGCCCACGCGGGCGCCGCGCATGTCCAGGCCCTGAGGGTACAGGCGGCGCTGGATCACCCTGAAGTGGCCGTAGGCTACACTCGGCCCTGA
- the rpmI gene encoding 50S ribosomal protein L35 — protein MPKMKTLKAASRRVKITGTGKVMAFKSGKRHQNTGKSGNEIRGKGKGFVLAKSEWARMKLMLPKGK, from the coding sequence ATGCCCAAGATGAAGACACTGAAAGCGGCCAGCCGCCGGGTGAAGATCACCGGGACCGGCAAGGTCATGGCGTTCAAGAGTGGCAAGCGCCACCAGAACACCGGCAAGAGCGGCAACGAAATCCGCGGCAAGGGCAAGGGCTTTGTCCTGGCCAAGAGCGAATGGGCACGCATGAAGCTGATGCTGCCGAAGGGGAAGTGA